The following is a genomic window from Chryseobacterium sp. StRB126.
CTCCTTTCAGCTTTCCTTCTGCCTCCTGAAGTTTTTTAAAGAATTTTGAGGCGGCATCATTTTGATCGTCATCCACGGTTTGGTTTACAATACTGAACTCTGCTTTCAGAGACCGGATCAGCTGAATGGTGTTATTTTCTTTCATAGCTTGGTTTTCTAGGTCTAAAATAATGGGTAGATTAGATTTATAAGCTCCTTTCTGACTGTTTTCCGCTATTTTCTTCCACTGGTCGTCATAATATTTCTGTGCGAAAACCGGTGAAAAGCCCAATGATAGCAACGAAAGCATAAATATCTTGGAAAATCTTTTCATATATATTAATTTTGATAAATGAACATTATAAAAATACTGAAAAAAACCATCATAGACAGCCAAATTTATGTCTCCTTAATGGGAACTCTTTTTGCAGTATTTTTCATGAAAGAGCAAAACACATTCCGTTTCCCTACTATTCTGTTGATTTTCATCACGTATTTCAGTGGGTATATTTACACTAAGTATCAATACACTCAATATTTTTTCAGAATATTGGTTCTAAATGCTGTTGCCGGTGTTGTCTGCGCATTTTTAATCATCCATAATCACAATGAGGTAAGATTACTGAAATGGTTTATTATTGTTGTTTTGGGGCTGCTGTACAACAGTTTTTTTCTGGATGTGTATATCCGGAAAATCCCTTTGCTGAAAGTATTTTATGTAGGATTGGTATGGGCATTGGTCAACTGCTGGCTCACACTTCCTGAATTCAGTCTGCCTATTTTCCTGATCAGCTTCTTTTATATTACGGCTTTGGTGCTTCCGTTTGACATCCGGGATATGAATAGTGATACGGTAAAGACTTTCCCTATGCTGATTGGGGTTCAGAATACAAAATATATTGCATATGGGTTGGTCTTCATCAGCAGCCTTATTGGAGTTTTTTATCTGAAACCACTATACGCTGTCGCATTTTTTCTGTCCAGTATTATCACCTATATTTTTATTTATTTCTCTGAAAATAAAAGAGATGACACTTATTTTTCATTCGGAGTAGAAACTTGTTCGGCACTTCCTTTTTTATTTTTACTAATAATGGAGTATTTTTGACGAATGATTATCAAGAAGCTTTCCCTATATAATTTCAAAAACCATTCTGAGAAAAAATTCGAATTTTCCCCGCAGATCAATTGTTTTGTGGGCAATAATGGTGCAGGCAAGACCAATATCCTGGATGCACTGCATTATTTATCAGTAGGTAAAAGCTTTTTGGGAAATACAGATCTGAACAACATTAAAAAAGAAGAAGATTTCTTCACCATTGATGCAGAGATACAGAATGAAGACGGCGAAGACAATATCAGAATTACCCAGCCTAAAGAAGCCAAGAAGGTGATTAAAAAAAATGATAAAAGCTACGACAGGCTTGCAGATCATATCGGATATCTTCCAAGTGTAATGATTTCGCCTTACGATTCAAACCTTATTTCAGATTCCGGGGAAAGCCGAAGAAAGTTTCTGGATGCTATGATCTCTCAAACGGATTCTGAATATCTTTTTGATTTGATCCAATACCAGAAAACCATACAACAGAGAAATGCTTTACTGAAATATTTTGCTAAAAACAGAACCTGGGATAAAGATTCTCTGGAAATTTATGATGACCCAATTACCAGATTCGGAACCAAAATTTTCAATAAAAGAAAGGTCTTTGTAGAGCAATTAAATCCTATTGTTCAAAATTTCTATCAAATTATTTCGGGTGGAAAAGAAACGGTTTCCGTTATCTATGAATCTCACCTGTTGGAAAATACTTTTGCAGAACTTTTAAAAGAAAGTATTGAAAAAGACCGTATGCTAACTTATACTTCAAAAGGAATTCATAAGGATGATCTTCTTTTTGAAATGGATCATATTCTGATCAAAAAAACAGGTTCCCAGGGACAGCAGAAGTCTTTCCTGATCTCTTTAAAACTAGCTCAGATGAGTCTTGTTAAAGAGCTCACCAAAAAGACTCCTATCCTTTTATTGGATGATATTTTTGATAAGCTTGATGATACGAGGGTGGCCCAATTGATTGAGTTGGTTAACCGTGAAAGTTTCGGACAGATTTTTATTACTGATACGCATAGAGAAAGAACTGAAAGTGTAGTAAAGAAAATTAATGAGGAAAGTGTCATTTTTGATATCTAACCGGGATGCGGGTTTCGGGGTGCGAGTTATGGAGCACTAATATAGATAGTATTTCTTGCAAGATATGAAATGGAATTATGGTGTATAGAAATTATAGATTAGGAATATAATTTATAAATAGTTTATTTTTCTTTATCTTTCTTTTCATAAACACACAAATAATATGATTTACAGAAATTTAGATATTTACAAAGTGGCTTTTGAGTCGTTTTTAAAAACACATAAAGCATCCTTTCTTCTTCCCAAATACGAATTATTTGAACTAGGAAGTCAATTGAGAAGATCTTCTGATTCAATAATTACTAATATTGTTGAAGGGTATGGCAGATCAATCTATAAAAATGATTACATTCGCTTTCTCGTATACTGCCACGCCAGTAATGACGAAACAATTAATCATCTCGAAAAGCTCATCATCCTATATCCGGATATTTCTAATGAATTTGAAACCTTAAGAAATAAATACAATATACTAGGTGGAAAAATCAATGTATATAAAAAATGGGTAAAAGAAAACTGGAATGAAAATAAACAATAGAGGATTAAAATATTTCTTATAAAGTTACTCTATATCGTATCTTCCATCCCATAAACGCAAATCCCGAACCACGTAACACGCATCACTTAACACGTATCTCGAACCACGCAACCCGACTATGAAAAAGAAAAAACGCGAATACCAGTCCTCTGAACTTGTAAAATCTTTTGCAAGAATTTATGGTTTTGAAGACAAGCTTGTTGCTTTTGATATTAAAGACTTTCTTGAAGATTATCTTGACCAGAGCCTTTTCAATGAAATCAGAAGCGTAAATATTGAAAAGAAATGCATCATCATTAAAATAGATTCTCCCCTGCTTAAAAATGATTTTAAAATGCGTAAAACTTTCTATCTGAAGAAGTTTCAGGATAAGTTTGGCGAGGATAAGTTTGATGATCTGCAGATATTATAATGTACTCCTGAATCGGGGATCTGATTAGAAAAGACAGTATAGAACAGATCTCTATCAATTTTATTTTAATATTTTTGTATCATTCTGTTCACCAAACACATTCCTAATGATCGAAGCCCTTCATCTCAATATTTCTCGTCATATTTCAAGCTCGCAAACGGATATTACGGAGTTCTGTAATTTATTCACTTCAAAAACCATCAAAAAAAAGGAGTTTTTACTACGGGAAGGTGAAGTATGCAGGTTTGAAGCTTTCATTACCAAAGGGCTTTTCAAGGTATATCATATAGATGCGAAAGGAACAGAACAGATTCTCTATTTTGGAATGGAAGACTGGTGGCTTACAGATATTGACAGTTTTGCCAATCAAAGCCCTTCACAGCTTTTCATTGAAGCCATTGAAGACAGTGAGGTACTCATTATTTCAAAAAAGGACAAAGATTTTGCGTATGAAAACTTCCCTTTTGTAGAGAAGCTTTTCCGAATTATGACCCAAAAGACTCACAGTGCTTTGCAGCGCAGAATGATTGATAACCTCAGTAAAACTGCTGACCAGCGTTATCTGGATTTCATTGAAAAATACCCATCCCTTAATCAAAGACTTACGAATTTGCAGGTGGCCGCTTATCTTGGGATCAGTCATGAGTTTTTAAGTAAAATCAGGAGAAAAACAACTAAAGGAAAGTAATAATACTTCTGTTTTTCATGTTTTTTCAAAGACAACTCAATATAAATAGGAACTTCCTACCTCTTTCTTCAGGCTTCTAACCTATTACCCTGCTCCACAACTCAAACTCCACTATTTTCATTTATTGAACTTGTTCAATACTTAAGCCAATAAGTATTGAGAACTTTGCCTTATCAATCAGAAAGATATTTATTGAACTTGTTCAATGTGGACCAGAATCAACGGCCGTAATTTTGTATCCATACAATGAACAGAACAATGAAATCATTATTAAAAACAACAGTATTAACATTCATAACATTATTTAATATGTCACAAGCACAAAATTTCAAAACATTAGAAGCAGGAAAATTTACACTAGATGTTTATAACGCTTCAGAAAATAGTTTCGGTGTAGCTTCTGTTATTGTTTCCGGACAAATGGATGCCATTTTGGTAGATGCTCAGTTTACTTTAGCAGATGCGGAAAACGTAGCTCAAAAAATTAAAGATTCCGGGAAAAATTTAAAAGCTATCTATGTCTCCCATAATGATCCTGATTTTTATTTCGGACTGGAAGTTTTCAAAAAACATTTTCCGGGAGTTACCGCTTATGCAACGCCTAAAGTGGTAGAAGAAATTGCCAGAACAGCACAGAAGAAACTTGATGTTTGGGGTGGCCAATTAGGATCAGCAGTAACCAGCAATGTTGTATTGCCACAGGTATTAAAAGGAAATAGCATTGAATTGGAAGGTGAAAAGCTGGAAGTGATAGGTTTAGAGGAATTCCCTGCAAGAACATTTGTATATATTCCTTCCGCAAAAGCAGTGGTAGGTGGTATCAATGTATTCGGAAACACCTTCAACCTTTGGATGGCTGATGCACAAACAGATGAATCCCGCGCTCAATGGATTAAAGTATTGGATAAAATGGCATCCCTACACCCTTCCATTGTGATTCCTGCTCACGGAAAATCAACTGATGCTGCAGATCTAACCTCTGTGAAACATACTAAAGACTATATTCAGTTTTACGAAGAAGCTTTGAAAACCAATACAACATCGGAAGCTTTGGTAAAGGCTATTAAAGCTCAATATCCAAATCTGACTTTTGAGACAGCCCTTCAGCTTGGAGCGAAGGTGAATACCGGAGAAATGAAGTGGTAATCTGAACCGTATGAAATCAATCTTTTACAGTCTGATGGCCGTTCTTCTGCTGTCAGGCTGTTCAATAAAAAACAACACAACAATGACCAATTTAGAAATTGTAAAAAGTACATACGAAGGAAAAACATCTGAGGAAAACGGAAAAGCATTAGCAAGCCACGTTGCAGAGGATGTTCAATGGACCGAAGCCAAAGGGTTTCCTTATGCAGGAACTTATGTTGGCCTGGAAGAAATTACCAAAAACGTTTTCAGCCGTTTGGGAAGTGAATGGGTTGATTATAAGTTCACCCCGGAAAATTATATTGCCGATGGAGATAAAGTAGTTGCTTTTGGAACGTATACCGGAACCTATAAAATAACTATGAAGCCATTCTCTGCCCGCGTTGCCCATATCTGGCACTTGAAAGACGGTAAAATTATACAATTTGAACAATTCGTAGACAGCAAAACAGTAGTGGATGCTATGAAGTAAAATCTTAAGATTTTTAACGCTGAGATCGCAAGGTATTTTTAATTAAGCTTGAAAAAATCGTTCGCAAAGGCATTTCATTTAGCGAAGATATTCTCAGCTCCATTGCTGAGTGAAACGCCTTTGCGATCTTAAAAACATAAGAATCTAAAAAAAGCTTTGTGAACATTGCGTTATAACAATATGACTTAAGACGGTAAAATTGTGAAATTTGAACAATTCGTAGACGGCAAAACAGTAGTGGATGCGATGAAATAGAATTAAAAGATTTTTAACGCTGAGATCGCAAGGTATTTTTAATTAAGCTTGAAAAAATCGTTCGCAAAGGCATTTCATTTAGCGAAGATATTCTCAGCTCCATTGCTGAGTGAAACGGCTTTGCGATCTTAAAAACATAAGAATCTAAAAAAAGCTTTGCAAACATTGCGTTATAACAATATGACTTAAGACGGTAAAATTGTGAAATTTGAACAATTCGTAGACGGCAAAACAGTAGTGGATGCGATGAAATAGAATTAAAAGAATTTTAACGCCAGGATCGCAAGAGTTTTTTAATCAAAGTTGAAAAAATCGTTCGCAAAGGCATTTCATTTAGCAAAGATATTCTCAGCTCCATTGCTGAGTGAAACGCCTTTGCGATCTTAAAAACATAAGAATCTAAAAAAAGCTTTGCGAACATTGCGTTATAACAATATGACTTAAGACGGTAAAATTGTGAAATTTGAACAATTCGTAGACAGTAAAACAGTAGTGGATGCTATGAAGTAAAATCTTAAGGTTTTTAACGCTGAGATCGCAAGGTATTTTTAATTAAGCTTGAAAAAATCGTTCGCAAAGGCATTTCATTTAGCGAAGATATTCTCAGCTCCATTGCTGAGTGAAACGCCTTTGCGATCTTAAAAACATAAGAATCTAAAAAAAGCTTTGCGAACATTGCGTTATAACAATATGACTTAAGACGGTAAAATTGTGAAATTTGAACAATTCGTAGACAGTAAAACAGTAGTGGATGCTATGAAGTAAAATCTTAAGGTTTTTAACGCTGAGATCGCAAGGTATTTTTAATTAAGCTTGAAAAAATCGTTCGCAAAGGCATTTCATTTCGCAAAGGCATTCACTGTTCCATCGCTGAATGAAACGCCTTTGCGATCTTAAAAACATAAGAATCTAAAAAAGCTTTGCGAACAT
Proteins encoded in this region:
- a CDS encoding MBL fold metallo-hydrolase — protein: MSQAQNFKTLEAGKFTLDVYNASENSFGVASVIVSGQMDAILVDAQFTLADAENVAQKIKDSGKNLKAIYVSHNDPDFYFGLEVFKKHFPGVTAYATPKVVEEIARTAQKKLDVWGGQLGSAVTSNVVLPQVLKGNSIELEGEKLEVIGLEEFPARTFVYIPSAKAVVGGINVFGNTFNLWMADAQTDESRAQWIKVLDKMASLHPSIVIPAHGKSTDAADLTSVKHTKDYIQFYEEALKTNTTSEALVKAIKAQYPNLTFETALQLGAKVNTGEMKW
- a CDS encoding Crp/Fnr family transcriptional regulator, translating into MIEALHLNISRHISSSQTDITEFCNLFTSKTIKKKEFLLREGEVCRFEAFITKGLFKVYHIDAKGTEQILYFGMEDWWLTDIDSFANQSPSQLFIEAIEDSEVLIISKKDKDFAYENFPFVEKLFRIMTQKTHSALQRRMIDNLSKTADQRYLDFIEKYPSLNQRLTNLQVAAYLGISHEFLSKIRRKTTKGK
- a CDS encoding nuclear transport factor 2 family protein; translated protein: MKSIFYSLMAVLLLSGCSIKNNTTMTNLEIVKSTYEGKTSEENGKALASHVAEDVQWTEAKGFPYAGTYVGLEEITKNVFSRLGSEWVDYKFTPENYIADGDKVVAFGTYTGTYKITMKPFSARVAHIWHLKDGKIIQFEQFVDSKTVVDAMK
- a CDS encoding four helix bundle protein; the protein is MIYRNLDIYKVAFESFLKTHKASFLLPKYELFELGSQLRRSSDSIITNIVEGYGRSIYKNDYIRFLVYCHASNDETINHLEKLIILYPDISNEFETLRNKYNILGGKINVYKKWVKENWNENKQ
- the recF gene encoding DNA replication/repair protein RecF (All proteins in this family for which functions are known are DNA-binding proteins that assist the filamentation of RecA onto DNA for the initiation of recombination or recombinational repair.) gives rise to the protein MIIKKLSLYNFKNHSEKKFEFSPQINCFVGNNGAGKTNILDALHYLSVGKSFLGNTDLNNIKKEEDFFTIDAEIQNEDGEDNIRITQPKEAKKVIKKNDKSYDRLADHIGYLPSVMISPYDSNLISDSGESRRKFLDAMISQTDSEYLFDLIQYQKTIQQRNALLKYFAKNRTWDKDSLEIYDDPITRFGTKIFNKRKVFVEQLNPIVQNFYQIISGGKETVSVIYESHLLENTFAELLKESIEKDRMLTYTSKGIHKDDLLFEMDHILIKKTGSQGQQKSFLISLKLAQMSLVKELTKKTPILLLDDIFDKLDDTRVAQLIELVNRESFGQIFITDTHRERTESVVKKINEESVIFDI